TGCGTCGTATCCGCCGGCGGTGTGGAAGGCCGTGCTGATGGCGGTGGTGTCGGCGCCTGCGGTGAGCAGTCGGTGGAGCAGGATGCGGGCTTTGAGCGGGTCGAGGAAGCCTGCCCGGATGAGTCCGTGGTCGAGCAGGTCGCGTTCGGAGCCGGGAAAGGCGTAGGTCTGGGCCAGTACCGGGCCCGAGCCGGTGCGGGAGGCGAGCACGACCGGGATCCGCGTGGCGAGGTGTTGCAAGGGGGCCACCCAGATGGCGGGGACGTGGCCGACGCCGAAGGCGGCCACGACCAGCCCGTCGAGGTGCTCGGCCAGGCCGTGCAGCAGTTCTCCGCCGTCGCCGAGGGTCGCGGTGACCAGTCCGACCCGGACGTCGGCCGGCGTGTCGGCGCCCAGGGCAGGCAGGAGTGGGCGGTCGGGAGGTCGGTTGAGGATGCGGGGGTGGCCTTCGACGAGGTAGCCCAGCGGGCCTGCGTTGGTGGATTGGAAGGTGGAGCCGCTGGTGGTGTGGGTTTTGCGGACGCGGTGGGCGGCGTGGATCTCGTCGGCGAACACCACCAGGCATCCCAGGTCGCGGGCGGTGGGGTGGGCGGCGGTGCGGATGGCGGCCAGCAGGTTGGCCGGGCCGTCGGGGCCGGCCAGGGTGGGGTTGCGCATCGCGCCGGTCACCACGACCGGTTGCGCTGTGTCGTGGCGCAGGTCGAGGAAGTAGGAGGTTTCCTCGATCGTGTCGGTGCCCTGGATGACGACCACCCCGTCCACCCCGGCGGCGCAGCGTTCGCGGATCTCGTCGGCGAGGGCGGTCAGGTCGGTGAAGGTCAACGAGGCGCCCGGTACTTGTCGGAAGTCGACGACTTCGACGTCGATGCCGGTGTCGGCCAGTCCCGGCACGGCCGCCATGAGTTGTTCCGCCGACAACGCGGGCACGACACCGCCGCCCTGCGTGGTGGTCATGGCGATGGTGCCACCCAGGCCGATGACGGTGACGCGCGCAGCCCTTTGAAGCGATGGCATGGAGGTCCTTTCGGAGGTCTGCGGTGTCATGGCACGTCGTGCCAGTCGGTCCATGGTCTCGGGCCGCGTTCGCCGCGTAGGCAGGCGAGTCGGTGTGCGGCTTGCTCGGTATAGCGGTTCGGGCTGGTGGTGGCGAGTTGCAGGGCCATGCTGGTCATGCGGAGTTCTCGGATGTCGCGCAGCACGTTGAAGCCGGTCCAGGTGGTGACGTCGAAGCCGTAGGCGTCGCAGTAGGCGCTCCACTCGGTGGTGCTGAGCCGGTGGACGGTGTGGTGGGCGACGGCGGTGGATACGAGGTCCCATTCGGGTGGTCCGAGGGCGCAGCGTTCGAAGTCCAGCAGCAGTACCTCGCCGTCGTGGGTGCGTACGACGTTTCCCCGCCATGCGTCGCCGTGCACCACGCCACGTGGCAGGCCGGGTGGCAGGGTGGCGTAGACCTGTCGCAGTTCCGCGACGCGACCGAGTAGCCACGTGCGGTCGTTGTCGTGCAGCGTGGATGCGGACCTGATGCGTTCGTCGAGCCGGACGAACGGGTCCAGTTCGGGGAGGACGAAGTCGTTCGGCGGTCGGAGGGCGTGGAAGCGGCGCAGAGCGACGGCCACGTCGATGGTGGTGCCGTGTTCGTGCGGCGGAAGCTCGTGCCAGAACGTCACCGACCTGCCCTGCACGACCACGGGTTGCTTCACGTCGCGCAGTACCCGTACGGCTGGTACGTCGCCGTCTTCCAGCCAGCGCGCCACCCGCACCTCCCGGCCCGCCGCCGTGTCCTGGCCGGGGCGGGCGACGCGGGCGACCACTGCGCCGGGAAGGCGGTACAGGTCGTTCTCACCGAGCCGGATCACCTCGGCGCCGGTCGCGTCCAAGCCTGCCCGCACGGCCGCGGCGTGCATGACCGCGCGGCTGGCGCGGTGTCCGGCGCTGCTCACTCGGCCACCGCCGTGCTGATGCGGTGCCGCAGTTCGGACACTTCCACGAGGTTGTCGTGGGGGAGGGCGAAGCGGCGCAGTTCGAGCAGGTCGTCGGCGGCACGGCGGGACTTCACCGTGCCGGCCCAGCCCAGCGCCTGTGTGCCCAGGACCGTGGCCTCGGTCGGGTCGCCGGTAGCCATGACCAGGGAGGCCAGTTTGGTCTGGCTGATCACCCGGGCGCGGACGTACTCGTCACCGTGTCCGGCGACCGCGTTTGCCAGTCGACGGCGCGTCTCGTCGACGAGGTGGCCGTGGATCGCGATGTCCCACAGGGCGTGGCCGGTGTCCCCGGCATGCTGGGCGGCGTCGTAGTAGCGCATCCACGGTGGATCGTCGACCGGTCGGCTGCGGCCGAACTCCTCGTCGGCGACACCGACCGCGGCCACCGTGTCCTCGATCCGACCCAGCCTGGCGAAGGCACGGCCACGGGCGGTGTGCAGCATGGCCCGCTCGGTCGAGGTCAACCGGTCGGACCGCACCAGCGCCAACTCGCTGAAGGTCAACCCGGCGTCGGGGTCGCCGCACCAGATGGCCTGCCTGGCCATCGTGGAGAGCACCTTGGCCCGCAGATGCCAGTCCCCGACCTCCTCGGCGCAGGCCAGCGCGAAACGGAAGATACGACGCGCGTCCTCGTGCGCGTAGGCGTCGAACGCCATGAACCCGGTGACCAGCCCCAGGTGTCCCACGGCAGAGAACAACCCGGCCCGTACGCTGTCCGAACAGCGCGCACCGAGCAGGTCCGCGCAGTACCGCAGCTGAGCCGTCACCGCCGCTCGGACCAGACCACCGCCGTAGACGGCATCCCAGTTCCGAAACGACCACGCGACCGCCCGGATCTCCTCCACCTCCGCCATCCCCACCACCGACGGCACCGGCAACGGACGCACCGGCGCGAGCAAACCAGCCATATCGGCCCTCTCGGCCGACCGAGGGAGCGACACCGCGTCGCCTCCTACTGAACGCCCCGCAAGGGAACGTCCACGACGTTGTTCCTGCTCGTGTTTGCCCTGTTCCCGTAGTTCGACCAGAGCGCCTTCCGCACGCAGGCCCTTGTCCAACGCTCGGACGATCTCCGCAGAGGGCAGATTGTGATCGACGCGCTCGGCCAAGGAGACGTACTGCCTGGTGTAGCCGATCATCCTGGCCAGTTGTGGTTGGCTGAGGCCGGCTGCGGTGCGGCGTCGGCGGATCTCGTGGGCGAGTCGTACGCCGGCCGGTTCGGGTGCTGAGAGACGCTTGTCGTCGGTCATGTCGCCTCCGCCTGTGCTGCGGAATGGGCAGTTTCGTCGGAAGTACTGGTGAAGTGGTCGAATGTGGTGGTGATCCACTTCCAGTGGAAGGTGGCGAGACCGTCGGGTGAGCGGGTCGTCACCTGGTCGGGGTCCATGAACGCCACGTGCATGGCGGTCAGCGCCGCCACGCTGGCGGTGTAGGCCGGGTGGTCGCGGAGCAGTTGTTTGACGCAGGGAACGACCAGGATGGGTACGTCGGTGGCCAGTAGTTCGTTGAGCAGGCCGAGGGCGAGGTTGTCGCTGATGCCGTGTGCCCACTTGTTGATGGTGTTGAAGGTCGCCGGTGCGACGAGCAGCGCGTCGGCGCGAGGGAGCGGGTCGCGCTGTCCGGGCAGGCCGGGTTGGGATCTGACCGGTGTTCCCGTCCGGTCGGCCAAGTCGTCGAGATTCACCCATGAGGCTGCCGTGGGGGTGGCGATCACGCACACCCGCCAGTCGGCGGCGTGGAGGGACTCGATCAGCCGGTCGATGCTGAGGACGGGTGGTGCGGCTGTGACGACCAGGTAGACCGTGCGGGCGGTGCCGTTCATGCGAGCACGCCGATCCGCTGGGCCAGGCTGCGCAGGCCGGGTGTTCTCCTGTGCTGCTCGCGTGCCATGAGTTCCCGCACCAGCGTTCGTCCGGCCCGGTGCGTGCGCAGCAGTTGCGGGGCGATGCGTTCGGTCTCCAGCAGGTGGATCACCGCCAGCGGGTCCTCGCCGAGTTGTGCCTGCGCCCAGGCGTTGTCGAGGTGGAACCGTCCGACCTTGCCCCCGACGCCGTCACCGCCCACCCCTGGACATCGTCCCAGCGCGACGACACGGACGCCCTCCACAGGACGACTCGGTTTCATCGCACATACCGCGGCTGGTGTGGGTCGTTGATCGGGCGTCGGAACAGGATGTCCGTCCCGTGGTTGTTGGATCATCCGGAAGGGTCTGCTCGGTAATCGGCTCCAGTGGTTGTGAGGTAGACGGCCAGTGCGGTCAGTGACGGGCCGTCGGTGATGTGCCCGGCGGCGATCAGGTCGGGCAGGTCGGCTGTCGGGATCCACTCGACCCGACTGGCTTCGGCGGCATCGGGCGCACCCACCAGGGTTGCGTATGTGACCAGGTAGACGCGGTATCGCTGGGTGCTGATGCCGGTCATGGGGCTGTAAGTAATCAGGGGCGTGACCGTGCCGGATTGGTACCCGGTCTCTTCACGGACCTCGCGGACGACGGCGGTAACGGGGTCTTCGTCATCGTCGGACCAGCCTGCGGGAATTTCCCACCCCCAGGTGTCGGTGGTGAAGCGGTGTCGCCACAGCAGCAGGACACGGTCGTGATCGACTACCACCGCCCCCACGGAGGCACGGGGGAAACGAAGGACGTGGTGCTCGAAGCGCGGACCGCCGGGGATCTCGACGTTGTCGAGGTCGACGTTGACCCACTCGGAGGCGTAGACCCTGCGGGTGCCTCGGACCGTCCACTGTGCCGAACTCTCAGTCACGCGTTGCCTCCTGAAGCCGGGCGTCCAGGCTCTGCGCGCTCGCGGAGCCGGCGGAGCGGACCATGTGGGCCCGGATGGCTTCCGCCCGGGTCAGGATGGGGTCGACCATGGTCTTGTCGGCCCAGTCCAGCGCGCTGATGGCCACTCGTGCCGCCTCGTCCGGTTCGTTGTCGTGGAGGTGGCATTCGGCCAGATCCAGGGCGAGCAGTGCCCGGCCTTTGACGTCGGTGGTGGCGCGTCGTTCGAGCGCGGAACGCAGCAGCGGCGCGGCGTGTTCCGTCCGGCGCAGCAGGAGGTGGGTGGTGCCCGCCATGCCGTCCAGTCGGGCCGCGTCGAAGAAATCGGTTCCGGTGGGCGGGTCACTGATCGCCTGGGTGTGGTGGTGGGCGTCGTCGAGCGCCTTGAGGCTGGCCTGCGTGTCGCCCAGCGCGGCCGTGGCCCGCGCAAGTAGGGCGCTGATCCACGCCCGGCGCCGCGGGCTGGATGCCGTGCCTTCGCGATCGGCGCGGACGAGCAACTCCACCGCTGCGCGGTGGTCACCCTTGAAGAACGGGCCGAGCGAGTGGACCGCGAGGACCCAGGCCGCGAGATCGGGGGACTCCGCTTCGCGGGCCGCCAACCCGGCCACGTCGAAGTATCGGCAGGCGTCGTCGTGGCGGTTGAGGTCGAGGAGCAGGTGGCCTGCGACGCCCGTCAGCACTCCCAGCAAGACCGCCACACGACGGCGTACCCGCTGCGGCTGGGGATGCGCGAGCACGTCGTTGAGCCGAGTGATCTGGCCGGACACCGATGGCCACAGAACGCCCGGAGGGATAACCGGGTACTGCTGGGCGTACCCGTAGGCGGCGCGTTCCATGTGATCCAGTGCTATGCCGTTGATGCCGGAGCGCGTCAAGGCATCCGCCAGAACCCAGGGATCAACGTCCATCGGGAGCGGGGGAGACAGTACCTCCTGGTCCGTCCCTGTTCTGGGAGATACCCGACTCTGTTTCGCCGTGATTTGGGGAGTCGATTCCCGGCGAAGTCTTTCCTGCTCGCTTTTGCTCTCTTCCCGCAGTGCGACCAAAGCCCCCTCTGCGTCCAAAGCGCGGTCGATGGCCTTGACAATCTCCATGGAGGGGAGGTTGTGGTCGGCGCGTTCGGCCAGTGAGACGTATTGCCTGGTGTAGCCGATTTTCTGGGCCAGTTGTGGTTGGCTGAGGCTGGCTGCGGTGCGGCGTCGGCGGATCTCGCGGGCGAGTCGGACACCGGCGGGTTCGGTCGGGTCGGGGTGTTCGTCGTCGCTCATGTCGCCTCCGCCTGCGCCAGGGGGCAAATAGGGGGCAAATACCGTGTGTCGTGGTTTGCGTTGTTCCCTGATCGTACCGGTCGTGGTTGGAATGCGTGTGCACCGATTCCGGTGTTTCGAAAGGGGTGGATGGTGGACGCTGACCATGGCGGGGCGCGGGCCCGGTCGGGTGTGCGGTTGCTCGGTGACGTGGAAGTGGCGGGGTTGCGGTCGGAGTTGCGGGAGGTGGTGGAGTACCGGAAGTCGGGGTTGAGCCTGAACTGGGTCGTCGGGTGTCCGTTGGACTGCGGGTACTGCGTGCGGCACCTGTTCGGCAACTTCGGCATGAAGGTGCCGCGTGCGTTGCTGCCGGACGAGGACGCGGTCCGGGCGCTGGTGGGACACCGGTTCTTCCGGCCGCACGTGACGCCGGTCCAGTTGCTCAACCGGGCGACCGATCCGATGCTGCCCGCGGTGAAGCCGCACCTGTTCCGCGTGCTGCGGCTGCTCGACGAGCGGGGTTTGACCAACCACGTGCTGGTGATCACCCGGTGGCGGGTGGAGCCGGAGGACTGCGCGGCGCTGGACGCGCTGCGGAACCTGAGGGTGACGCTGTTGGTCACCCATTCGGGGATCGAGGACGAGCGGGTCGAGCCGGTGGACTCGGGCATCGCGGCGGAGTCGCTGCGCACCGCGTTCGCCCACGCGGAGCGGTTTCGGGTGGTGTTGTACTGGCGGCCGATCGTGCCCGGCCTCAACGACTCCGACGCCCACATCGCACGCGGTCTGGAGTTGAGCCGGCACGCGCACGCGGCGGTGTTCACCGGCTTGTTCTACCGCGACGAGATCCGCGCCTACTACCGCGACCACGGCCTGCCCGAACCCTACGAGGACCAGGCGCGGCGCAAGATCCTCCCCGAGGCGTCGGAGACCCGCATCCTCACGGCGGCGGCCGGGCGGCCTGCCGGGGGCGCGGTGTTGTTCCGCAAGACCTCCTGCGCGGTGGCCTACGTCCACCGGGTGCCGGACTACAACGGGCACGTCGGCATCCGGGAGCTGTGCGACATCTGTCCTGCCGTCCAGTTGGGCCGCTGCGACGCCGCGCGGACACCACCCGACCCGGAAGGGGTCGCGGCGATGGCGGCGGGGTTGGGCGGCAGGCTGGTCGCGGTCACCGACCGCGCCGTCGTGGTCGACGGCCTGGACGAGCAGCACCGGTACTTCATGCAGCACGGGCTCGGGTTCCAGGTGCACGACGCGGCCAAGCCGCACCACCCGCGCCGGCACGGCCGCGCCGACCTCGGCTGGCCCACCATCACGGAGGCATCATGATTACGCCACCATCCACCCCGCCACCCACCGCGTCGACTTCGGTGTTGCCCGCGGCCGTGCAGGGTCGTCCGCTGGTGGTGGTCGACGTCGAGGGCAACGGCGGACAGCCACCGCGGATCGTGGAGATCGCCGTGCTCCCGGTCGACGACCGCCCGGTCACCGGGCGGGACCTGCGGACCTGGCTGGTGCGCCCCGCCGAGCCGATCACCGTCCACGCCCGCCGCGTCCATGGCATCGCCGACGAGGACGTCGAGGGCAGGCCGTTGTGGCACGGGGTGGCGGGGGAGGTGGCGCCGCTGCTGGAAGGCCGGACGTTGCTCGCGCACAACGCCACCACCGAGTACCGGGTCCTCGGCGCGCACCTGCCCAGGTGGCGACCGCCGATGGTGCTCGACACGCTGCGGCTGGCCCGTCACGTCTGGCCCGGCCTGCCCGGCTACGGCCTGGACACCCTCGTCGCCCACGCCGTCCTGGACACCGCCGACGTCGCCGGGCGGCGCCCGCACCGCGCCGGCTACGACACCTGGTGCGTCTGGCAGCTCTTCCGGGCACTGCTCGCCGACAGCGGCCTGGACTGGCACAGCTTGGTGCGCGCCGCGGCGCTGAAGGACTTCCTGCCCGCCGACGAGCCGGAGGAGGGCCTGTGGTGACCTCGGAGGTCGAGAAGCCGCCGGTGGTGGCGGTGACGGGCGCGCACTCCACCGGCAAGTCCACCTTCCTCGCCCGGCTGGCCCACGAGCTGCGCCGCGAGCACCTCCAGGTCTGCACGGTGGCGGACCTGGGGGAGCAGGCACAGCGGGTCGGGATGCCGATCCTGCGCAACCACACCTGGGCCTCCACCCTGTGGATCATCACCCGGGGCATCAGCGACGAGCTGGAGGCGTGGCTGCACGGCGACGTCGTCCTGGTCGACCGCGCCGTCCCCGACGCCCTGGGCTACTACCGCGCAGCCCTCGC
This region of Saccharothrix longispora genomic DNA includes:
- a CDS encoding asparaginase, which translates into the protein MPSLQRAARVTVIGLGGTIAMTTTQGGGVVPALSAEQLMAAVPGLADTGIDVEVVDFRQVPGASLTFTDLTALADEIRERCAAGVDGVVVIQGTDTIEETSYFLDLRHDTAQPVVVTGAMRNPTLAGPDGPANLLAAIRTAAHPTARDLGCLVVFADEIHAAHRVRKTHTTSGSTFQSTNAGPLGYLVEGHPRILNRPPDRPLLPALGADTPADVRVGLVTATLGDGGELLHGLAEHLDGLVVAAFGVGHVPAIWVAPLQHLATRIPVVLASRTGSGPVLAQTYAFPGSERDLLDHGLIRAGFLDPLKARILLHRLLTAGADTTAISTAFHTAGGYDAPANTADDRPAPTTATR
- a CDS encoding phosphotransferase family protein; protein product: MSSAGHRASRAVMHAAAVRAGLDATGAEVIRLGENDLYRLPGAVVARVARPGQDTAAGREVRVARWLEDGDVPAVRVLRDVKQPVVVQGRSVTFWHELPPHEHGTTIDVAVALRRFHALRPPNDFVLPELDPFVRLDERIRSASTLHDNDRTWLLGRVAELRQVYATLPPGLPRGVVHGDAWRGNVVRTHDGEVLLLDFERCALGPPEWDLVSTAVAHHTVHRLSTTEWSAYCDAYGFDVTTWTGFNVLRDIRELRMTSMALQLATTSPNRYTEQAAHRLACLRGERGPRPWTDWHDVP
- a CDS encoding helix-turn-helix domain-containing protein, whose product is MTDDKRLSAPEPAGVRLAHEIRRRRTAAGLSQPQLARMIGYTRQYVSLAERVDHNLPSAEIVRALDKGLRAEGALVELREQGKHEQEQRRGRSLAGRSVGGDAVSLPRSAERADMAGLLAPVRPLPVPSVVGMAEVEEIRAVAWSFRNWDAVYGGGLVRAAVTAQLRYCADLLGARCSDSVRAGLFSAVGHLGLVTGFMAFDAYAHEDARRIFRFALACAEEVGDWHLRAKVLSTMARQAIWCGDPDAGLTFSELALVRSDRLTSTERAMLHTARGRAFARLGRIEDTVAAVGVADEEFGRSRPVDDPPWMRYYDAAQHAGDTGHALWDIAIHGHLVDETRRRLANAVAGHGDEYVRARVISQTKLASLVMATGDPTEATVLGTQALGWAGTVKSRRAADDLLELRRFALPHDNLVEVSELRHRISTAVAE
- a CDS encoding flavoprotein; the encoded protein is MNGTARTVYLVVTAAPPVLSIDRLIESLHAADWRVCVIATPTAASWVNLDDLADRTGTPVRSQPGLPGQRDPLPRADALLVAPATFNTINKWAHGISDNLALGLLNELLATDVPILVVPCVKQLLRDHPAYTASVAALTAMHVAFMDPDQVTTRSPDGLATFHWKWITTTFDHFTSTSDETAHSAAQAEAT
- a CDS encoding NUDIX hydrolase; protein product: MTESSAQWTVRGTRRVYASEWVNVDLDNVEIPGGPRFEHHVLRFPRASVGAVVVDHDRVLLLWRHRFTTDTWGWEIPAGWSDDDEDPVTAVVREVREETGYQSGTVTPLITYSPMTGISTQRYRVYLVTYATLVGAPDAAEASRVEWIPTADLPDLIAAGHITDGPSLTALAVYLTTTGADYRADPSG
- a CDS encoding helix-turn-helix transcriptional regulator, translating into MSDDEHPDPTEPAGVRLAREIRRRRTAASLSQPQLAQKIGYTRQYVSLAERADHNLPSMEIVKAIDRALDAEGALVALREESKSEQERLRRESTPQITAKQSRVSPRTGTDQEVLSPPLPMDVDPWVLADALTRSGINGIALDHMERAAYGYAQQYPVIPPGVLWPSVSGQITRLNDVLAHPQPQRVRRRVAVLLGVLTGVAGHLLLDLNRHDDACRYFDVAGLAAREAESPDLAAWVLAVHSLGPFFKGDHRAAVELLVRADREGTASSPRRRAWISALLARATAALGDTQASLKALDDAHHHTQAISDPPTGTDFFDAARLDGMAGTTHLLLRRTEHAAPLLRSALERRATTDVKGRALLALDLAECHLHDNEPDEAARVAISALDWADKTMVDPILTRAEAIRAHMVRSAGSASAQSLDARLQEATRD
- a CDS encoding radical SAM protein, whose translation is MDADHGGARARSGVRLLGDVEVAGLRSELREVVEYRKSGLSLNWVVGCPLDCGYCVRHLFGNFGMKVPRALLPDEDAVRALVGHRFFRPHVTPVQLLNRATDPMLPAVKPHLFRVLRLLDERGLTNHVLVITRWRVEPEDCAALDALRNLRVTLLVTHSGIEDERVEPVDSGIAAESLRTAFAHAERFRVVLYWRPIVPGLNDSDAHIARGLELSRHAHAAVFTGLFYRDEIRAYYRDHGLPEPYEDQARRKILPEASETRILTAAAGRPAGGAVLFRKTSCAVAYVHRVPDYNGHVGIRELCDICPAVQLGRCDAARTPPDPEGVAAMAAGLGGRLVAVTDRAVVVDGLDEQHRYFMQHGLGFQVHDAAKPHHPRRHGRADLGWPTITEAS
- a CDS encoding 3'-5' exonuclease, whose translation is MITPPSTPPPTASTSVLPAAVQGRPLVVVDVEGNGGQPPRIVEIAVLPVDDRPVTGRDLRTWLVRPAEPITVHARRVHGIADEDVEGRPLWHGVAGEVAPLLEGRTLLAHNATTEYRVLGAHLPRWRPPMVLDTLRLARHVWPGLPGYGLDTLVAHAVLDTADVAGRRPHRAGYDTWCVWQLFRALLADSGLDWHSLVRAAALKDFLPADEPEEGLW
- a CDS encoding AAA family ATPase, producing MVTSEVEKPPVVAVTGAHSTGKSTFLARLAHELRREHLQVCTVADLGEQAQRVGMPILRNHTWASTLWIITRGISDELEAWLHGDVVLVDRAVPDALGYYRAALADRGEHPDPAVHARLEGVVRDHSVHYDLLYRTTLDPDIPLGTDKHRDPDADFRRLADHHVGQVLHDLRLPHRLLPADGHDHALEDTLGFVLDRLAATRDGRP